Proteins encoded by one window of Kiritimatiellia bacterium:
- a CDS encoding Asp23/Gls24 family envelope stress response protein, whose translation MQTKNSARMEHPEKKNFADPYYTENRTDEGSDLGAIMVHHGVIAVIARTAALKVPGVVETSSSFADGIANIASMIGRNTGERGVSVKMQGQKVNVEINLIIEYGAKIPAVAWAVQNEVRQAVEEMTGKQVGAIDVVVQGVRLPLETKSAAGESPARRPELESAARPAGTGLAGGG comes from the coding sequence ATGCAGACAAAAAACAGCGCCCGCATGGAGCATCCGGAAAAGAAAAATTTCGCCGACCCTTATTACACTGAAAACCGGACAGACGAAGGCAGCGATCTGGGCGCCATCATGGTGCACCACGGCGTGATCGCGGTCATCGCCAGAACGGCCGCGTTAAAAGTGCCGGGCGTGGTTGAAACGAGCAGTTCGTTTGCGGACGGCATCGCCAATATCGCCAGCATGATCGGCCGAAACACCGGCGAGCGCGGCGTGAGCGTCAAAATGCAGGGACAGAAAGTAAACGTTGAAATCAATCTGATCATTGAATACGGGGCTAAAATCCCCGCCGTGGCCTGGGCCGTCCAGAACGAGGTCCGCCAGGCCGTTGAAGAGATGACCGGCAAACAAGTCGGCGCCATTGACGTAGTGGTTCAGGGCGTCAGGCTGCCGTTAGAAACCAAATCCGCCGCCGGCGAATCGCCGGCCCGCCGCCCAGAGCTGGAAAGCGCGGCCAGACCGGCTGGAACCGGCCTGGCCGGCGGCGGCTAA
- a CDS encoding DUF1015 family protein has protein sequence MRINPFRALRPCQDLVDRVASVPYDVVSRTEACALARDNPMSFLHVSRAEIDLPENIAPYAPEVYAKAAANFAALQERGVLIRASRPCVYVYRLRRNGRYQHGIAACCHVGDYANSVIKKHERTRIEKEEDRKKHTIALRAHSGPVFLTYRDRPEIDSLIRATEEQPPLYDFTAPDGVEHAVWPAKETAAFIEAFKQVPAAYIADGHHRAAAAAAVARELGQANADENAEFNWFLAVLFPAGQLEILAYNRCVRDLAGMDSGRFLEEVRKYFIIEQNVPRAPAEAGRINMYLDKSWFGLHLKKMPPSDDPAAALDVSLLQNQLFDKILGIKDPRTDSRLEFIGGIHGPQELENRVNSGNAAAAFSMYPTGINQLLAISDAGRTMPPKSTWFEPKLRDALLIHTF, from the coding sequence ATGCGCATCAATCCGTTCCGCGCTTTGCGTCCGTGCCAGGACCTGGTTGACCGGGTGGCCAGCGTGCCGTACGACGTTGTCAGCCGCACTGAGGCCTGTGCCCTGGCGCGCGATAATCCCATGAGCTTTCTGCATGTTTCCCGCGCCGAAATTGATCTGCCCGAAAACATTGCTCCCTATGCCCCGGAAGTTTATGCAAAAGCCGCGGCCAATTTCGCCGCCCTTCAGGAGCGCGGGGTTTTAATCCGCGCGTCCCGGCCGTGCGTTTATGTTTACCGTCTCAGGCGGAACGGTCGTTACCAGCACGGCATCGCGGCCTGCTGTCATGTCGGCGATTACGCAAACAGCGTCATCAAAAAACACGAGAGGACGCGGATTGAAAAGGAAGAAGACCGTAAAAAGCATACCATTGCCTTGCGCGCCCACAGCGGACCGGTATTTTTGACTTACCGCGATAGGCCGGAAATTGACAGCCTGATCCGCGCAACGGAAGAACAGCCGCCGCTCTATGATTTCACCGCGCCGGACGGGGTGGAACATGCCGTCTGGCCGGCAAAAGAAACCGCTGCTTTTATTGAGGCTTTTAAGCAGGTGCCGGCGGCCTATATTGCCGACGGCCATCACCGCGCCGCGGCCGCCGCGGCCGTCGCCCGCGAGCTTGGGCAAGCCAATGCTGATGAAAACGCCGAGTTTAACTGGTTCCTGGCGGTGCTGTTCCCGGCCGGACAGCTTGAAATTCTTGCTTATAACCGCTGTGTGCGCGATCTGGCCGGCATGGACAGCGGCCGTTTTCTTGAGGAAGTCCGAAAATATTTCATTATTGAACAAAACGTCCCGCGGGCCCCGGCCGAAGCCGGCCGGATAAACATGTATCTGGACAAAAGCTGGTTCGGCCTGCATTTGAAAAAAATGCCGCCGTCTGATGATCCCGCGGCGGCGCTTGACGTCAGTCTTCTGCAAAACCAGCTTTTTGATAAAATCCTGGGGATTAAAGACCCGCGGACGGACAGCCGGCTGGAATTCATCGGCGGCATTCACGGGCCGCAGGAGCTTGAGAACAGGGTGAATTCCGGCAACGCGGCGGCGGCTTTTTCAATGTATCCGACCGGCATCAATCAACTGCTGGCGATTTCCGACGCGGGCCGGACCATGCCGCCTAAAAGCACCTGGTTTGAGCCCAAACTGCGCGACGCCCTTCTCATTCACACATTTTAG
- the amaP gene encoding alkaline shock response membrane anchor protein AmaP, with product MEVKKVKFLHGLMKFIISISLLGLGLLFLAEVFGVPSGIGYFLFSDAIGKFVAGTVLILIVILYWLTAMGGDAKEQFLSFTTEGGSVNIRVKAVNEFLKRLADEFADILNLRADIAASRDGRIEVQLDIDVKSGTKIQQLSQVLQQRVRESMRDGLGIAEITSIKVNVNEIIPGEKPLPETDNRADWQDTSV from the coding sequence ATGGAGGTAAAAAAAGTGAAATTCCTGCACGGCCTGATGAAATTTATAATCTCAATTTCGCTCCTCGGACTGGGGCTTCTCTTTTTAGCCGAAGTTTTCGGGGTGCCGAGCGGCATCGGTTACTTTCTGTTCAGTGACGCCATCGGCAAATTTGTCGCTGGCACCGTCCTGATCCTGATCGTCATTCTCTACTGGCTGACCGCCATGGGCGGCGATGCAAAGGAGCAGTTTCTGTCTTTTACAACCGAAGGCGGCAGCGTGAATATCCGCGTCAAGGCGGTCAATGAATTCCTGAAGCGCCTTGCCGACGAATTCGCCGACATCCTCAATCTGCGGGCGGACATCGCCGCCTCGCGCGACGGCCGCATAGAAGTGCAACTGGATATCGACGTCAAGAGCGGGACGAAAATCCAACAGCTTTCCCAGGTTCTGCAGCAGCGCGTGCGCGAAAGCATGCGCGACGGGCTCGGCATCGCCGAAATTACTTCCATCAAGGTCAATGTGAACGAAATCATCCCGGGCGAAAAGCCCCTGCCCGAAACCGACAACCGCGCCGACTGGCAGGATACTTCCGTCTAA